The proteins below are encoded in one region of Triticum aestivum cultivar Chinese Spring chromosome 1B, IWGSC CS RefSeq v2.1, whole genome shotgun sequence:
- the LOC123148200 gene encoding protein RADIALIS-like 3, producing the protein MASLSMSAGWTPKQNKLFEQALAVHDRDTPDRWHNIARAVGGGKSADDVRRYYELLVHDIARIEAGKVPFPAYRPPCPGTGHNASYEADRLKHLKI; encoded by the exons ATGGCCTCTCTGTCGATGAGCGCGGGGTGGACACCGAAGCAGAACAAGCTGTTCGAGCAGGCGTTGGCGGTGCACGACAGGGACACGCCCGACCGCTGGCACAACATCGCCCGGGCTGTCGGCGGCGGAAAGTCGGCGGACGATGTCAGGCGCTACTATGAGCTGCTCGTCCATGACATCGCCCGTATCGAGGCCGGCAAGGTGCCTTTCCCCGCCTACCGTCCACCATGCCCCGGCACCGGCCACAACGCCAGCTACGAGGCCGACAG GTTGAAGCATTTAAAGATCTAG